The DNA region CCAAGGTCTTTCTAAGAAGTCCGACGGCCTCTTGCCCATCTTCCTTACTTTGAACTCTACGACAGCCCTCAGGGGCGTGCCCAGCTGTCTATAAAACTCCCGAAACAGCAGATAGGCGTCCACGGGCTCTACCCCCTTTGGGTATAAATACCTTGCTCTATATGCGGCGAGTTCCACTAGACAATTCATAAATATGACGAAAGAAATCTATATAGTGATGTGGCCAGGCGCTGCCGACTTGTGAGGAAAGCTCGAGAGGGCTGACCTCCATCTAGAAACGGCGCAGTCCCCCCTCAAAGAGGCGTCGGGATGCTCAACTCCTTTCTTCGTCTCAACTACTTGCCGATCTGCTTTGCCTCTAGTACAGCTCCACGTGGGCTGTGGTGCCATTTCCTGTCGGCCTGTTGCTGTGCGCCTATGTGCGCATCTCTCTATCGCCGGTTAGCGCCGTCTACTCACGGCGGGAAGTATATATAACTCCCAGCCTTTTCCCTCCGGTGTTTATTTTCGACAACCACGCACATGCCAACGAGATTACTGGGCTTGGAGCCGGGGAGGTGGTGAGGAGATTCAAGGCAGCAGGGGGCGGAGGAATTGTCTTTGTGACGTTGCTGACCTGGTCTATCGGGGGGCGCCCCGGGGACAGAGGCTGGGTTGTGAGGCTTTACGACCAGGCTGTGAAAAACGCAGAGGTGGCAAGAGCGGCCGGGCTCATTTCAGGCGCGGTAGTGGGCGTCCACCCAGCCGAGTGTGTGAAGTTGCTAGAGGTTGGCTGGGCTGAGGCGGAGGTTGAGGAATTTATGCGCTGGGCTGTGGACCTCGCCGCCAGGTATGTAGAGGAGGGGAGGGCAGTTGGCTTAGGCGAGTTCGGGCGGCCGCACTGGCCTGTTCAGCAGAGAGTCGTAGAGCTGTGCAACAGAGTTGTGCTGTACGCCTTGGAGAGGGCCAAGGACGTTGACGCCGCCGTACACCTCCACCTAGAGCGCGGCGGCAAGGCCACTGTAGACTCAATCGCGGAGCTGGCCGCCAGGACGGGGATTAGGCCGGAGCGGGTGGTAATGCACCACATCGAAGGGGCTTTGGCCGGATATGCTTTCACAAAGGGGCTCTCTCCCTCAGTCCCAATTGGGCGCCGGGGCGAGTTTGAAGACGCGCTGAAGTCTGGCCCCGTCTTTGTAGTTGAGAGCGACTACATCGACGACAAGTCTAGGCCCGGCGCCGTGATCCCGCCCTGGACGCTGGCGTCGAAGCTTAGACAATACGCCGCTTCGGGGAGAATCGCCGCCGACGACCTGAGGCAAATTTGTGTCTCTAACGTGGCGAGGATCTACGGAAGGCGCTTGCCTATAGAATAGCGCACTCGGGGTCGTGAGCAGATAGGAGAAAACTTAATCCTGTAAAATTTGTCTATGTTCTCACTGAAAGGATTGGTGGTTGAGTTGTCTAGAAAAGTTGTCAAACCCCTTGAAGAGGGAGATAAAATTTTCCGCCTATTTATAGGAGGCCGCGGCGTTGCGACTTATGTTTTTTGGAAACTAGGCGGCCACCGCGTAGATCCTCTTTCTGGCGACAACCCACTTATCTTCGCCACTGGTCCGCTGACAGGAACTGGGATACCTATGTCCGGCAGGGCGGTTGCTGTTTTTAGATCTCCTCTCACAGGTATTATAGGAGCCTCTAATCTTGGCGGGAGATTAGGCCCCACAATGCGGTTTGCCGGCGTTGATATATTAGCAATTACAGGGAAAGCCGAGAGGCCCACCTACCTTTTGATTCAGGACGGAAAGGTTGAGTTTAGGGACGCCTCTCACCTCTGGGGGAAAGACGCAATAGAGACTGAAGAAATACTTCTAAAAGAACATGGCAAAAACGCGGCGGTTTTGGCAATTGGGCCCGCGGGGGAGAACTTGGTGAAGTTCGCCTCCATCAACCATGACATTTGGAGGCAGTTCGGGAGGACAGGCGGCGGGGCAGTGATGGGGGCGAAAAAGCTCAAGGCGGTGGTGTTTGTGCCGGATAGGCAACAAGTCGAGGTAGCTATGCCGGAGAAGCTCCGCGAATTTCTAAGAGAGTTCACTCCGTATTTCGTGGGGGAGAAAAGCGTGAAGGCCCTCTTCGATGCGGGGACTATGCGCCTCGTTGAGCTTGCTAACCAGATGGGGTTCTTCCCCACGTATAACTGGCAGAGGGTGTCTCTGGAGGGGTGGGAGAAGATTGCCTGGCCTACGTTTAGGAGGGAGTATTTCCTAAGGCCTGGGGCTTGTCTGCACTGCCCAGCCGCCTGCCACAGGCTTGTCAAATCTAAGAAATACGGCGTGTCTGTAGACATCGACTACGAGACCGTATTCGCGCTGGGCGGCCTAACGGGCTGTGCCGACCCCGATGAAATGATTCGGCTAAACGACTTAGCCGATAGGCTGGGCATGGATACGATTTCTCTGGGGAACACAATCGCCTTCGCCATTGAGGCCGCGAAAATGGGCAAACTCGGCGCCAAGTTAGAATGGGGGTGTGGGGACTTGGCAAAACTAGTCGAAGACATAGCCTACAGGCGCGGCGTGGGGGACATCCTAGCCGAGGGGGTGAGAGAGGCGGCGAGGAGGCTCGGCTTAGAAGAAATCGCGGTCCACGTGAGAGGCCTTGAACCCGCCGGCTACGACCCCCGCGTCTTGAAGGGTATGGCCTTAAACTATGCCATTGGGTACAGGGGGGCCGACCACTTAGCAACCATGGCCTATGCCCTCGACTACGGCGGGTACGCCGGCGGCCCCCAGAGCCTCGGCGAGGAGAAGGTACGGGCAGTGGCACACATGGAAGAGGTTTCCGCGCTGTTCGACTCACTAGTTATGTGTAAATTCGGAAGGGGCGTCTACGACACCTATCCAGGTGGGAGGGGATTGGAGATATTTGCCCAACTTCTAACCTACGTCACTGGCCACAAATGGGATGGAAAATCAGTCAGAGACGTGGCGCTTAGGATAATTAACCTGACGCGTGTAATTAACCTAGAGATGGGGGCTGGCCCCGACAGCTTGCCCGAGAGACTCTACCGGCCTGTACAGTTCGAAGGCAAGGAGTACAGGCTGCCACGAGAAGAGCTAGAAGCCGCCTTGAAGACGTACTATAAGCTAAGGGGCTGGGATGATGCGGGCAAGCCAACAAACGAGGTTCTGAAAGAGCTCCAACTAGATTTCTTAATAGGCGCGCGCTAACGCTTGACCTCGCTAAGCACTTTTTTAATGGCCTTAGCCGTGTCAATTGCGTCTTGCTCTGTGAGGTTTGGCATAACCAGCAACGATACTACCCTCTCGGCGGCCCACTCGGCGTTTGGCAACGGCTTGTACTCTACCTTGCGCTTGTAATAGGGGCAAGTCCAGGGGCAACCAAGCCCGTGTCCCTCCCGTTTTTGGAACAGCGGCGTCTTGTAGAGCGGCGTTGGGTAGGCCACGAAGACGTTGCCGATACCCTCAGCTCTAAGCGCCTCCACTACGAAGTCCCGGGGCTTTGTCAACTTCTCAATGGCAAGAAGGATCTGCACCAAGTGCCATGAGTGCTTTACATACGGCTTCGGTCTCGGCACTGTGATTAAGTCTCCTTCTAGAGGCAACAGCTCCTCTAGGAGCACCTTGACGTAGGCATCCCGCCTCTTCTGCATCTCGGGGAGTTGCTTTAGCTGGTAGTACGCGAGGACGCCCTGTATCTCAGTCATGCGGTAGTTGTAGCCGAGCAACTCGTAGCTGTACTTCCCCACCTCGCCGTGGGCTCTGATCAGCTTCGCCCTCTCTGCGTAGGCCGCCACGTCTGTCGCCACGGCGCCTCCCTCGCCGGAGGTAATGTGCTTCGTAGCGTAGAAGCTGAAGGTGGACACGTGCCCTATCGACCCCACCCTCCGCCCCCTGTACTCGGCACCAAGGGCTTGCGCCGTGTCCTCCACTATCTTAACTCCGTACCTATCGGCCAGCTTGAGGAACTGGTCCATCTCCGCCGGCATGCCCGCCAAGTGGACGACGACGATGGCCTTTGTTCTGTCCGTAATCGCCTCCTCCACCGAGGCGGGGTCTAGGTTGAGGGTCTCCCTGTCAATATCAGCGAAGACCGGCACCGCGTTTGCGTGTAAAACCGCCGTGGCGGATGCGGCGAAGGTAAACGGCGTCGTGACGACCTCATCGCCAGGCCCCACGCCCAGGGCCTTGAGAGCTGTGTGGAGCGCCACTGTGCCGTTGGCCACAGCCATGGCGTGCCGCACGCCGAGGTATGAGGCAAGCTCGTTTTCAAACGCCTTCACCCACTTGCCGTGCTGCGCGGTGAGAATGCCGGATTTTAGGACATCCGCAATGGCTTGGAGGACCTCCTCGCTGTACACCGCGGGCCTCGCCACAATTGGCGTTTCCCTAACGGGCTTCCCGCCGTTGATTGCCAGCATAGGTTTAAAACCGGCACTATTTAAAAGATGTGAAGTGGCTTTACTTCACCTATGTGATTTACTGGTCCGCCGTCATTACAGCCGTGCTCTTCACTCTAGCCGGCTACCCACTAATCCCCCCCGAGGAGTTCAAAAAAGCCATAAACGAGACCGCGCAGACGCCCTATGAGCAGAGGCTGGCCCAGACCGTAGCGGAATTCGCCCTAGTTGCCGCCTTCTCCTACCCAGCGCTTATATACGCCTCAGTAGCCTACGGCGTAGTCACGGCGGCGGCCGCAGAGGCCATGGGGCTCGGCTACGCAATGATCTCCGCCGCGGTATACCACCTCGTCCTGCTAATAATGGAAGAGACGGCCAAGTGGCACCCAGTAGCGCAGAAGCTGGCTAAGCGGGGCAGGATAGATCTGAGACGCTACCTCCTGTGGACAGCACTTCTTTTGTCTTTAGCCGGCGTCCTATCACTCTAGGACTGTTGCGCCGCTTGATACTGTTCGACTATGTCGTATCCGTATATTGCCTTAAACATCTCCCTCCCTCGCGGCGTCATTTGGGTTGGGTCCCACGGCTTTTCGAAGTCCACCTCCACCTCGACGTCTTGGGCTTCTGGCACCGCGCTCTGTATGGCGTAGCCCACCTCCTGGGCCACATTGCCGGCCACGGGGCAGCCCACCGCTGTCAAGGTCATCACTACCTTCAACGTGCCGTTTTCCAGTACAACCTTCCTAATTAGGCCCAAATCGTAGACGTTGATGGGGATCTCGGGGTCGTAGACCTCCCTTAGCACCTCCACTATTTTCTTCGCCTTGTCTGGAGGCAGATTTGTCTCGAAAACCGGTTTCTCGTCCATATGACAAATCTCGTTTTATAGTTTTAAACATTTGGCAAGTATCTGGGCGTGCACAGCTACTTCTCCACGACCAGGGAGTAGGGACCTGTCTCGTCCGCCTCGAGTATCTTGACCTCGTTAAGCGCCATGAGGCGCCGGAGCATCATGTAGCACACGTAGTCGTCTGTGACGATTTTAAACCTCGCGCCGGCTGGGGCGTTGGCGAGCGCCGTTGCCACAGTCTTCAACGGGTCTGGGCACTGTTGCCCCGACACATCGATCACCTCCATAGCCCACACATCGAAACCCTGTTATAAACATACCGCTTGGGGGAAATTTTATAAAGCCCCTGCTTCCTATATAGCCATGTCGGGGATTATGTAGAAGTATTAGATACAACCCTACGCGACGGCTCCCAGGGCGCCAACGTCTCCTTCCTCCTCGAGGATAAAATCCGCCTCGCCTTGATGCTGGACGAGCTCGGCGTAGACTATATAGAGGGCGGATGGCCCTACTCCAACCCCAAAGACCTGGACTTCTTCAAGGCGATGAGGGAATACCCACTCGCAAAGGCCAAGCTAGCCGCTTTTGGAAGCACGAGGAGAAAGGGGGTGAAGCCTGAGAAAGACGAAAACCTAAACGCGATAGTAAAGGCGGATGTCCCCGTTGCGGTTATCTTCGGCAAGAGCTGGACTCTCCACGTGGAGAAGGTGCTGGAAGCCACCTGGGAGGAGAACTTGGCTATGATAGCGGAGAGCGTGGAGTACCTAAAATCCCACGGCATGGAGGTGATCTACGATGCCGAGCACTTTTTCCAGGGGTATCAGGAGGACCCGGAGCGGGCGCTGGCCTCTATAGAGGCTGCCTGGAGGGCGGGGGCTAGGGTTGTGGTGCTGGCCGACACCAACGGCGGGACTCCTACGCACGAGGTGTATAGAATAACAGCAGAGGTGAAGAGGAGGTTCCCCGCGATGCCGCTGGGAGCCCACATGCACAACGACATCGGTTGCGCCGTGGCTAACACCCTAATGGCAGTGGCCGCCGGGGCTAGGCACGTCCAGGGAACAATAAACGGAGTGGGTGAGCGGACGGGCAATGCGGACCTGACCGCGGTTTTGCCGACGCTGGAGCTGAAGATGGGCTTCAAGGTCCTGGGCGGCTCCCCGCCCCGGGTTAAGTTCGCCAAGCTGAGGGAGGTGTCACGCTTCGTCTACGAGGCCTTGGGGATGAGCCCAAACCCATATCAGCCCTACATCGGCGACTACGCCTTTGCCCACAAGGGAGGGGTACACGCCGCGGCTGTGATGAAGGTGCCCAGGGCATACGAGCACATAGACCCCGAGCTGGTGGGCAACAGGAGGGTCTTCGTCGTGTCGGAGATGGCCGGCGCCGCCAGCGTGGTGCTGAAGGCGGCGGAGGAGCTGGGGATATCGCTAGACAAGCGCCAGGAGGCTGTGAGGGCGGCGCTGGAGGAGATAAAGGCGCTGGAGAGGCAGGGCTACTCCTTTGACTCGGCCCCGGCCTCCGCCATGCTGATACTGCTTAGGCACATGGGGCTCTACCAGGAGAGGTTTAGGCTAGTGGAGTGGCGCGTGGTCACCGGCCCCACCAACACGTCCTACGCCGTGGTGAAGGTATGGGTAAGCGGCGAGGTAAAGCTGGAGGCCGGCGAGGGCGTCGGCCCCGTACACGCCGTCGACGTTGCGCTGAGGCGCGCGCTGGTGTCAGCCTTCCCGGAGCTGGCGGAGGTTAGGCTGAGGGACTACAAGGTGGTGCTCCCCACTGCGGTAAGGAGCACGGAGAGCGTGGTGAGGGTCACCGTTGAGTTTACCGACGGCGGGAGGATATGGCGCACAGTCGGCGTATCCAGCAACGTCGTCGAGGCGTCGATCAAGGCGCTGGTCGACGGCTACGACTTCGCCCTACAGCAGAGGCAGTTGCAAAACCGCAAGGCCTAGGCCTCCTTCCAAGCTTCCACAAACTCCTGGGGGCACTCCACCGCCTTTAGCTCTCCACCCTCGCTGTCTACGCAGACAGCCACGACGTGGCCCTCAGCCGCCTTTCTGCCCGCCGTCAGATTCAATATCTCGAAGCGGTACCTCACCGCCCTCCTCCTCACCTCGCCTGCCCAGATCCTCACCAGCACCTCGTCCCCCCGCCTAAGGGGGTGGAGGAAAGAGGCGTACACCTCCCTCCTCGGCAACCGGCCGTGGACGTGGAGCAGGCCCTTAGAGGCGTAGAAATCCTCCTCAGCCTGTTCGACGATTGCCAATATGCGGGAAAAGTGTGCGATGCCCGCACCGTCTGTGTGGTGCCAGTAGACCCTGTATCTCGCCTCGAAGGGCATGGCCATATTTCGTGTAATTTAAATAACTGCTGAGGCGGCCCCCGCGAGGCGGAGGTCATTAGGGGAGATCCGCACCGCGCGGGCGTGGGGCGGGGGCTTCTGGGCACCCAGCAGCACGAACACCACGTCGCGGAACACCGCCCTTGCCTCCCTCACGGCCACGGGGTTAAGCCTATCGTCCTCGCCATCGGTGACAACCGCGAGGACGTAGCCCCTCAGCCTCCTCCTCTCGGCGTC from Pyrobaculum arsenaticum DSM 13514 includes:
- a CDS encoding acyl-CoA thioesterase, which produces MPFEARYRVYWHHTDGAGIAHFSRILAIVEQAEEDFYASKGLLHVHGRLPRREVYASFLHPLRRGDEVLVRIWAGEVRRRAVRYRFEILNLTAGRKAAEGHVVAVCVDSEGGELKAVECPQEFVEAWKEA
- a CDS encoding DegT/DnrJ/EryC1/StrS family aminotransferase codes for the protein MLAINGGKPVRETPIVARPAVYSEEVLQAIADVLKSGILTAQHGKWVKAFENELASYLGVRHAMAVANGTVALHTALKALGVGPGDEVVTTPFTFAASATAVLHANAVPVFADIDRETLNLDPASVEEAITDRTKAIVVVHLAGMPAEMDQFLKLADRYGVKIVEDTAQALGAEYRGRRVGSIGHVSTFSFYATKHITSGEGGAVATDVAAYAERAKLIRAHGEVGKYSYELLGYNYRMTEIQGVLAYYQLKQLPEMQKRRDAYVKVLLEELLPLEGDLITVPRPKPYVKHSWHLVQILLAIEKLTKPRDFVVEALRAEGIGNVFVAYPTPLYKTPLFQKREGHGLGCPWTCPYYKRKVEYKPLPNAEWAAERVVSLLVMPNLTEQDAIDTAKAIKKVLSEVKR
- a CDS encoding metal-sulfur cluster assembly factor; the encoded protein is MDEKPVFETNLPPDKAKKIVEVLREVYDPEIPINVYDLGLIRKVVLENGTLKVVMTLTAVGCPVAGNVAQEVGYAIQSAVPEAQDVEVEVDFEKPWDPTQMTPRGREMFKAIYGYDIVEQYQAAQQS
- a CDS encoding aldehyde ferredoxin oxidoreductase family protein, producing MVELSRKVVKPLEEGDKIFRLFIGGRGVATYVFWKLGGHRVDPLSGDNPLIFATGPLTGTGIPMSGRAVAVFRSPLTGIIGASNLGGRLGPTMRFAGVDILAITGKAERPTYLLIQDGKVEFRDASHLWGKDAIETEEILLKEHGKNAAVLAIGPAGENLVKFASINHDIWRQFGRTGGGAVMGAKKLKAVVFVPDRQQVEVAMPEKLREFLREFTPYFVGEKSVKALFDAGTMRLVELANQMGFFPTYNWQRVSLEGWEKIAWPTFRREYFLRPGACLHCPAACHRLVKSKKYGVSVDIDYETVFALGGLTGCADPDEMIRLNDLADRLGMDTISLGNTIAFAIEAAKMGKLGAKLEWGCGDLAKLVEDIAYRRGVGDILAEGVREAARRLGLEEIAVHVRGLEPAGYDPRVLKGMALNYAIGYRGADHLATMAYALDYGGYAGGPQSLGEEKVRAVAHMEEVSALFDSLVMCKFGRGVYDTYPGGRGLEIFAQLLTYVTGHKWDGKSVRDVALRIINLTRVINLEMGAGPDSLPERLYRPVQFEGKEYRLPREELEAALKTYYKLRGWDDAGKPTNEVLKELQLDFLIGAR
- a CDS encoding TatD family hydrolase: MFIFDNHAHANEITGLGAGEVVRRFKAAGGGGIVFVTLLTWSIGGRPGDRGWVVRLYDQAVKNAEVARAAGLISGAVVGVHPAECVKLLEVGWAEAEVEEFMRWAVDLAARYVEEGRAVGLGEFGRPHWPVQQRVVELCNRVVLYALERAKDVDAAVHLHLERGGKATVDSIAELAARTGIRPERVVMHHIEGALAGYAFTKGLSPSVPIGRRGEFEDALKSGPVFVVESDYIDDKSRPGAVIPPWTLASKLRQYAASGRIAADDLRQICVSNVARIYGRRLPIE
- a CDS encoding sulfurtransferase TusA family protein — its product is MEVIDVSGQQCPDPLKTVATALANAPAGARFKIVTDDYVCYMMLRRLMALNEVKILEADETGPYSLVVEK